Part of the Undibacter mobilis genome is shown below.
GTGGCCAGCGTTATCCGCGACCGCATCGTCGAAATCTGCGACTGCGAGGGCGACCGCGTTGCCAAGGGCGATGTGCTGGCGCGGCTCGACGATCGCGAGGTGCAGGCGCAGATGAAGGAACTGCGCGCCCGCGAGGCCTTTCTCAAGAGCGAGCTGGAACGCGTCAGCCAATTGATCACCCGCGGCTCCGCCACCACGCAGGCCTATGAGCGGGCCGGGATGGATCTGCAGCAGGTGCAGGGTCTGATCGCTGTGCAGACCGAGCGGATCAACGACTACACGATCGTCTCGCCGATCGACGGCATTGTTTTGCGCCGCGACGGCGAAATCGGCGAAATCGCCGAAGCCGGGCAGATACTGTTTCGCGTCGGCGTGCCGACGCCTTTGCAGGTGGTGGCCGAGGTCAATGAAGAGGACATTCCGCGCGTCGCGTTCGGCCAGGTCGTGCTGTTTCGCACCGATGCCTTTCCCGACCGGCGGCTCGAGGGCAAGATCAGCGAGATCACGCCGATGGGCGATGTCACCGCCAAGACCTTCCGCATCAAGGCGGCGCTGCCTTCCGACACGCCGCTCAAGCCCGGCATGAGCGTTGAGGCCAATGTCGTCACCCGCGAGAAACCGAATGCACTGCTGGTGCCGACCGACGCGGTGCAGGACAGCGCCGTGTTCGTCGTCGATGGCGTGCATGCGCGCAAGCGCGCGGTGACCGTCGGCATTCGCGGCACCCGCGCGGTCGAGGTCATCGATGGTCTGAAAGAGGGCGAACGCGTCGTCTCGCCGGCGCCGGCCGGGATCAAGGACGGCGCGCGGCTGCGGGTGACGGAGCCGTGACGGCAACGCGCACACATTGGTCATTCCGGGACGCGCGTGAAACGCGCGGCCCCGGAATGACGGCGTTGAAGG
Proteins encoded:
- a CDS encoding efflux RND transporter periplasmic adaptor subunit; the encoded protein is MQKRRIFVIAAVALIVIGALVWWRYSQWPRVAAVAAARGTAVEIVYATGGVEPVRWAKVASVIRDRIVEICDCEGDRVAKGDVLARLDDREVQAQMKELRAREAFLKSELERVSQLITRGSATTQAYERAGMDLQQVQGLIAVQTERINDYTIVSPIDGIVLRRDGEIGEIAEAGQILFRVGVPTPLQVVAEVNEEDIPRVAFGQVVLFRTDAFPDRRLEGKISEITPMGDVTAKTFRIKAALPSDTPLKPGMSVEANVVTREKPNALLVPTDAVQDSAVFVVDGVHARKRAVTVGIRGTRAVEVIDGLKEGERVVSPAPAGIKDGARLRVTEP